The following proteins are encoded in a genomic region of Dioscorea cayenensis subsp. rotundata cultivar TDr96_F1 chromosome 8, TDr96_F1_v2_PseudoChromosome.rev07_lg8_w22 25.fasta, whole genome shotgun sequence:
- the LOC120267369 gene encoding secreted RxLR effector protein 161-like — MAESNPIHNPIDHGSLLTKEEKADQVNKTYFKQIVGSLMYLTATRPDKAFVVSLISIYMETPTELHLQEVKRVFRYLKGTVGFGIFYRKGGGDELIAYTDNDYARDLGDRKSTSGYVFLLSSGAISWSSKKQPVVSLSTTEAEFIAAASCSCQAI; from the coding sequence ATGGCAGAAAGCAATCCTATTCATAATCCAATTGATCATGGCAGTTTGCTTACGAAGGAGGAAAAGGCTGATCAGGTAAATAAGACTTACTTTAAACAAATAGTGGGTAGTCTTATGTATCTTACAGCTACACGACCAGATAAAGCATTTGTGGTTAGTCTAATTAGCATATACATGGAAACTCCTACTGAGCTTCATCTACAGGAAGTAAAAAGGGTTTTCAGATATTTGAAAGGAACTGTTGggtttggaattttttatagaaaaggaggaggagatgagCTTATTGCCTACACTGATAATGATTATGCTAGAGATTTAGGAGACAGAAAAAGCACATCAGgatatgtgtttttgttgagttcagGAGCTATATCATGGTCATCTAAAAAACAACCTGTAGTAAGTCTGTCAACTACAGAGGCAGAATTTATAGCTGCAGCCTCTTGTTCTTGTCAAGCAATATGA
- the LOC120267371 gene encoding non-specific lipid-transfer protein C, cotyledon-specific isoform-like, producing MKNTSTTTFYLFLLLISTTLLLAPATTAVTCGIVAAKAAPCLGFVTGKVAKVPAACCSGLWQLAHSAVTVTDRRAICACLKNAVKAFPGVKEQYLSQVPKACHIPVPFPVSLNTNCNQVH from the exons ATGAAGAACACCAGTACCACCACCTTTtacctcttcctcctcctcatctcAACCACTCTCCTCCTTGCCCCGGCGACCACCGCGGTGACTTGCGGCATTGTTGCAGCCAAAGCTGCGCCATGTCTAGGCTTTGTTACCGGTAAGGTTGCCAAGGTTCCGGCAGCGTGTTGTTCCGGGTTGTGGCAATTGGCACACAGTGCTGTCACCGTCACTGATCGCCGAGCTATTTGCGCATGTTTGAAGAATGCTGTTAAGGCATTCCCTGGTGTGAAGGAGCAGTACTTGAGCCAAGTCCCAAAGGCTTGCCACATTCCTGTTCCCTTCCCTGTTTCACTTAACACCAACTGCAACCA GGTGCATTGA